The following proteins are co-located in the Tripterygium wilfordii isolate XIE 37 chromosome 2, ASM1340144v1, whole genome shotgun sequence genome:
- the LOC119979857 gene encoding homeobox-leucine zipper protein HOX3-like, with translation METSSSLELTISMPGVSSSPPLSSFVRDLDINQVPSGEGEEEWITAGMEDEEEIGGVNGGGGGQPRKKLRLTKEQSRLLEESFRHNHTLNPRQKDALALQLKLRPRQVEVWFQNRRARSKLRQTEMECEFLKRWFGSLKEQNRRLRKEVEELRAMKVAPPTVMSPHSCEPLPVSTLTMCPRCERVTSAAVDKGPTTTVTTGDSTHIIAATLSSKLRAPTLPSRQSYAACQ, from the exons ATGGAAACCTCTTCAAGCTTGGAATTGACAATATCCATGCCCGGCGTCTCTTCatctcctcctctttcttcatttg tgaGGGATTTGGACATAAACCAAGTACCATCAggtgaaggagaagaggaaTGGATCACGGCAGGAATGGAAGACGAAGAGGAAATCGGTGGCGTTaacggaggaggaggaggccaACCTCGCAAGAAGCTCCGTCTCACAAAGGAACAATCTCGTCTTCTAGAAGAGAGTTTCAGACACAACCACACCTTAAACCCT AGACAGAAGGATGCGTTAGCTTTGCAGTTGAAACTGAGGCCAAGGCAAGTGGAGGTGTGGTTTCAAAACCGTAGAGCCAG GAGCAAGTTGAGGCAGACAGAGATGGAGTGCGAGTTCTTGAAGAGATGGTTCGGGTCGCTGAAGGAGCAGAATCGGAGGCTACGAAAGGAGGTGGAGGAGCTGAGGGCCATGAAGGTGGCTCCACCAACAGTGATGTCCCCCCACAGTTGCGAGCCACTACCAGTATCCACACTCACAATGTGCCCTCGCTGCGAGCGCGTGACATCCGCCGCGGTGGACAAGGGCCCAACCACGACTGTCACGACCGGCGACTCGACCCACATAATTGCGGCCACCTTGTCTTCTAAACTGCGTGCACCAACCCTCCCTTCGCGACAATCTTATGCGGCTTGTCAATAA